The Lycium barbarum isolate Lr01 chromosome 12, ASM1917538v2, whole genome shotgun sequence genome includes a region encoding these proteins:
- the LOC132624872 gene encoding LOW QUALITY PROTEIN: shaggy-related protein kinase epsilon (The sequence of the model RefSeq protein was modified relative to this genomic sequence to represent the inferred CDS: substituted 1 base at 1 genomic stop codon): protein MEAAVVDGNGTETGHVIVTTIGGKNGQPKQTIIYMEERVVAQGSFGIIFKAKCLETGETVAVKKVLQDKRYKNRELQTMRLLDHPSIVSLKHCFFFITDKDELYLNLVLEFEPETVYCVLIHYSKANQRMPLIYVKLYTYEIFRALAYIHGIGVCHRDFEPQNLLVNPHTHQLKLCDFGSANFFIVKGEPNISYICSHYYHAPELIFGATEYTNAIDIWCVGCVLAELLLGQPLFPGESGRRKNQGTHLVLGTPIREEIKSMNPNYTXVKFPQIKAHPWHKIFHKRMPPEAVNLASRLLQYSPNLRCTALEALAHTFFDELRYPNARLPKGRPLPHLFNFRPKELKGPSSELLNKLLPEHAKKQSHLVSRLKESVYLL from the exons ATGGAAGCAGCTGTAGTGGATGGAAATGGAACTGAAACAGGTCACGTCATTGTGACAACTATTGGAGGAAAAAATGGTCAGCCAAAGCAG ACCATTATTTACATGGAGGAGCGAGTTGTTGCACAGGGTTCCTTTGGAATTATATTCAAG GCCAAATGCCTTGAAACAGGAGAAACTGTGGCAGTAAAAAAGGTCTTGCAGGACAAGAGATACAAGAATCGGGAATTGCAGACTATGCGACTTCTTGATCATCCTAGTATTGTTTCACTGAAGCACTGCTTCTTTTTTATCACAGATAAGGACGAGCTCTATCTGAATTTGGTTCTAGAATTTGAACCTGAAACTGTCTACTGTGTGTTAATACATTACAGCAAAGCAAACCAACGGATGCCTTTGATATATGTCAAGCTGTACACATATGAG ATATTTAGAGCTTTGGCTTACATACATGGGATAGGAGTCTGCCACAGGGACTTCGAGCCTCAGAATTTACTG GTCAACCCACACACACATCAGCTTAAGCTTTGTGATTTTGGGAGTGCAAATTTTTTTATA GTCAAAGGCGAGccaaatatttcatatatttgttCACATTATTATCATGCGCCTGAACTAATATTTGGAGCAACTGAGTACACCAATGCAATTGACATTTGGTGTGTGGGTTGTGTCCTAGCTGAACTGCTTCTTGGTCAG CCCCTCTTTCCTGGTGAGAGTGGTCGTCGAAAAAATCAAGGTACCCATCTA GTTCTTGGAACACCTATACGTGAAGAAATTAAGAGTATGAATCCAAATTACACTTGAGTTAAGTTCCCGCAAATCAAAGCTCACCCCTGGCACAAG ATCTTTCATAAGCGGATGCCTCCTGAAGCTGTTAATCTTGCCTCAAGGCTTCTCCAGTATTCTCCAAATCTGAGGTGCACCGCG CTGGAAGCTCTTGCTCACACTTTCTTTGATGAACTCCGTTACCCTAATGCTCGCCTTCCTAAGGGTCGTCCATTGCCACATCTGTTCAACTTTAGGCCTAAAG AGCTGAAAGGACCGTCTTCAGAACTCTTAAACAAACTATTACCAGAACATGCTAAAAAGCAGTCTCACTTGGTTTCTCGTCTGAAAGAATCTGTGTATCTTTTGTAA
- the LOC132624871 gene encoding peptide deformylase 1B, chloroplastic, with protein sequence MAAAIWASSSSSSFARALHPFFIHRTAVSPLHLYKSASWLFFSTSSNKPPKLAVYAQARRTSSFKTKGDELATAADLSFEGPLKIVEYPDPILRAKNKRIATFDDNLKKLVDEMFDIMYKTDGIGLSAPQVGMNVQLMVFNAAGERGEGEEIVLVNPRVSRYSRRIILYDEGCLSFPEIYGDVQRPDSVKVDAQDINGARFEISLSALPARVFQHEFDHLQGVLFFEKMTDDVLDTIREELVALEKKYEEKTGLPTPESITTRQIKKAAVGFGKS encoded by the exons ATGGCTGCCGCAATTTgggcctcttcttcttcttcttcattcgcTCGCGCTCTCCATCCCTTCTTCATTCACCGCACAGCTGTCTCCCCTCTTCATCTATATAAATCAGCTAGCTGGTTATTTTTCTCCACAAGTAGTAATAAACCTCCAAAATTGGCTGTATACGCTCAAGCTAGGCGAACTTCATCTTTCAAAACCAAAGGAGACGAACTGGCTACTG CTGCTGATTTGAGCTTTGAGGGGCCTTTGAAGATTGTAGAATATCCAGACCCAATCCTGAGAGCAAAGAACAAAAGGATTGCTACATTTGACGATAATTTGAAGAAGTTAGTTGATGAAATGTTCGATATTATGTACAA AACTGATGGCATTGGGTTGTCTGCACCACAAGTTGGAATGAACGTTCAGCTAATGGTATTTAATGCAGCTGGTGAACGTGGAGAGGGGGAGGAGATTGTTCTCGTCAATCCACGTGTTAGTAGATATTCTAGGAGGATTATACTTTATGATGAAGGTTGCTTATCTTTTCCAGAGATATATGGTGATGTTCAG AGACCAGACTCAGTTAAGGTCGACGCACAGGACATTAATGGTGCAAGGTTTGAGATAAGCTTGTCTGCGCTTCCAGCACGAGTCTTCCAGCATGAATTTGATCACCTGCAG GGAGTTCTTTTCTTTGAAAAAATGACTGACGATGTCCTGGACACCATCCGTGAAGAATTAGTG GCTCTGGAAAAGAAATATGAGGAGAAGACTGGGTTGCCAACCCCTGAAAGCATAACTACACGGCAAATAAAGAAGGCAGCTGTTGGATTTGGCAAATCATGA